Proteins from a genomic interval of Schistosoma mansoni strain Puerto Rico chromosome 6, complete genome:
- a CDS encoding putative cys-loop ligand gated ion channel subunit, which yields MIGKLNPSELCITSDCTKNGTTNTGTYSCLLLIIPLRRLIGSYIVTTYIPEVLIVMVSWLGFWIDIKAVPARVTLGLLTLLGLLTESSSVSSQLPKVTYLKAIDVWLTVCLLFVIAALAEFAYAYLMTPKSDSPEWEPEVRDLVKTLLVNYTGEIRCCCCFTKNRHHKPIFRDNNNNQRSRSHQPQSHIDNKHKKLNSHTRDIESDPEFTMKPMKKSSRTSRSRHIKSTNLRCKVCESYQPVCCTCPACARLKCPEAPRKKQTQSDIDQLNDLSTHNIK from the exons ATGATTGGTAAACTAAATCCAAGTGAATTGTGCATTACATCC gATTGTACAAAAAATGGTACAACAAATACTGGAACTTATAGTTGTCTACTATTAATTATACCACTTCGACGATTAATTGGTTCTTACATTGTTACAACTTATATTCCAGAAGTTTTAATTGTTATGGTATCATGGTTAGGATTTTGGATTGATATTAAAGCAGTACCAGCTAGAGTAACATTAGGTTTGTTAACATTACTTGGTTTGTTAACTGAA agTAGCAGTGTTAGTTCACAATTACCTAAAGTAACCTATTTAAAAGCAATTGATGTTTGGTTAACggtttgtttattatttgtcATCGCAGCGTTAGCTGAATTCGCTTATGCTTATTTAATGACACCTAAAAGTGACAGTCCTGAATGGGAACCAGAAGTGAGAGATTTAGTCAAAACTTTATTAGTAAATTATACTGGTGaaattcgttgttgttgttgtttcacAAAGAATCGACATCATAAACCAATTTTcagagataataataataatcaaagatcTCGGTCACATCAACCACAATCCCACATAgataataaacataaaaaattGAATTCACATACAAGGGATATTGAATCTGATCCTGAATTTACAATGAAACCAATGAAAAAATCGAGTAGAACAAGTAGATCAAGGCATATCAAATCAACAAATCTACGTTGTAAAGTTTGTGAGTCTTATCAACCAGTATGTTGTACTTGTCCAGCTTGTGCTCGATTAAAATGTCCTGAAGCaccaagaaaaaaacaaacacaa TCAGATATAGACCAGTTAAATGATTTATCAACACACAATATAAAGTAA
- a CDS encoding lipoma hmgic fusion partner-like protein 4, whose amino-acid sequence MSNNDLKWLVIVDRDFAPRFLTRSLMILLCCILFPIGWSDNDEIVQLCGERRSRFDLGHCQLGWAYVITIMSGLLSIFSSVFPNLCFPKILFEIKQNNKSQRTKFNKNQTDDGLIPHFLTHDLSMTPTIVAPATPGGPPSVETVSTSLRTSDPRIHHVDLESPWLKTWACLNTPIQQQSHGPVLLIHPDYNLSSYSGGYYNGDNQLGYSQGSLDDTSSVGTEKKSGIVNPMKSDISRNLMQNIENSKSNN is encoded by the exons ATGAGTAACAATGATCTTAAGTGGCTTGTGATAGTCGACAGAGACTTCGCACCTCGATTTCTTACAAGAA gtCTTATGATCCTTTTATGTTGCATCCTGTTTCCTATTGGGTGGTCTGATAACGATGAAATTGTTCAACTATGTGGTGAAAGGCGTTCACGATTCGATCTAG GTCACTGTCAACTTGGATGGGCCTATGTCATCACAATAATGAGCGGTTTATTGTCAATCTTTAGTTCTGTCTTTCCAAATCTATGCTTTCCAAAGATACTAtttgaaattaaacaaaataacaaatcTCAGCGTactaaatttaataaaaacCAAACAGATGATGGATTAATACCACATTTTTTAACCCATGATTTGTCAATGACGCCAACAATTGTAGCACCAGCTACACCAGGTGGACCACCATCAGTTGAAACTGTATCGACTAGTTTACGCACATCTGATCCACGTATTCATCATGTTGATTTGGAATCACCATGGTTAAAAACTTGGGCTTGTTTAAACACACCCATTCAACAGCAATCACATGGACCAGTGCTATTAATACACCCGGATTATAATTTATCTTCCTATTCCGGTGGTTATTATAATGGAGATAATCAATTAGGCTATAGTCAAGGAAGTTTAGATGATACTTCATCGGTTGGGACAGAGAAGAAATCTGGAATTGTTAATCCAATGAAATCGGATATTTCCAGAAATTTGATGCAAAACATAGAAAACAGTAAAAGCAACAATTAG